One region of Rana temporaria chromosome 11, aRanTem1.1, whole genome shotgun sequence genomic DNA includes:
- the SAC3D1 gene encoding SAC3 domain-containing protein 1 isoform X1: MDTQLHFVGGRRRPNKETVYAEPALHVLDDYKLQPRNMDVSPPPLVGLCLDMCSERERREREQHRLLHPLEMQNRHLQKRGFRHGGHPIADPSRTVKEYSRPAAGKELSSPRNLRPPATLLKTVQYLIMEIWEEVNEQDSTSLSLAYPFVFDRLRAVRQDLTVQRISGPEGAPVLEGSLGFLLCAPYLARDLPLEYFSDTLHSTQVRESFAELMECYSRGGKFPRQAEFQALLLLYDLGNLDAMHRALQLPHSIRNSPEIRLALDINRSYLEKNWVRLFRLIRQLDCLKACAFYRHLPDCRSQAIRIYMNAYSSRNCHFPLGHLAYLLAVDSPFKASDMCKRRGLVVTSEYEFVLFHKASFKDVDLECPGREIQLVEVKKENVSWAEVMMGQEICTV, translated from the exons ATGGACACACAGCTACATTTTGTAGGTGGCAGACGAAGGCCAAACAAAGAAACTGTCTATGCTGAACCAGCTTTGCATGTACTAG ATGACTATAAATTGCAGCCCAGAAATATGGATGTGTCTCCACCTCCCCTGGTTGGCTTATGTCTCGACATGTGTTCCGAACGAGAGCGGCGAGAACGAGAGCAGCATAGACTACTTCATCCATTAGAAATGCAGAATAGACATTTGCAGAAAAGAGGTTTCAGACATGGGGGCCATCCTATTGCTGACCCTAGTAGGACTGTTAAAGAGTACAGCCGCCCTGCTGCTGGGAAAGAACTGTCTTCACCAAGAAATCTGCGACCTCCTGCAACTCTTCTCAAAACGGTTCAATATCTGATCATGGAAATTTGGGAGGAAGTTAATGAGCAAGATTCTACATCTTTGTCCTTGGCTTACCCTTTTGTGTTTGACCGGCTACGAGCAGTAAGGCAAGACTTGACAGTGCAGAGGATAAGTGGTCCTGAAGGAGCTCCTGTCCTTGAAGGAAGCCTTGGCTTCTTGCTTTGTGCCCCTTACCTGGCGAGGGATCTCCCACTGGAATATTTTAGTGATACCCTCCATTCAACACAGGTGCGGGAAAGCTTTGCTGAGCTGATGGAATGTTACAGCAGAGGTGGAAAATTTCCTAGACAAGCTGAATTTCAGGCTCTTCTTCTTCTGTATGATTTGG GAAATCTGGATGCCATGCACAGGGCTTTGCAACTTCCCCACAGTATTCGAAATTCTCCTGAAATTCGCTTGGCCCTGGATATAAATAGGTCCTACCTAGAAAAGAACTGGGTAAGGCTCTTTCGTCTGATCCGCCAACTTGACTGTCTAAAAGCCTGTGCTTTTTACCGCCATCTGCCTGATTGCCGGAGCCAAGCAATACGTATTTACATGAATGCGTACAGCAGCCGAAATTGCCACTTCCCGCTTGGTCATCTTGCCTACCTTCTAGCAGTTGATAGCCCCTTCAAGGCTAGCGATATGTGCAAGAGGCGAGGACTGGTGGTTACCTCCGAATATGAATTTGTCTTATTCCACAAAGCTTCATTTAAGGATGTGGACCTGGAGTGCCCAGGAAGAGAGATTCAACTGGTGGAAGTGAAGAAAGAGAACGTGTCTTGGGCTGAAGTGATGATGGGGCAGGAGATATGCACTGTATGA
- the SAC3D1 gene encoding SAC3 domain-containing protein 1 isoform X3, translated as MQFADDYKLQPRNMDVSPPPLVGLCLDMCSERERREREQHRLLHPLEMQNRHLQKRGFRHGGHPIADPSRTVKEYSRPAAGKELSSPRNLRPPATLLKTVQYLIMEIWEEVNEQDSTSLSLAYPFVFDRLRAVRQDLTVQRISGPEGAPVLEGSLGFLLCAPYLARDLPLEYFSDTLHSTQVRESFAELMECYSRGGKFPRQAEFQALLLLYDLGNLDAMHRALQLPHSIRNSPEIRLALDINRSYLEKNWVRLFRLIRQLDCLKACAFYRHLPDCRSQAIRIYMNAYSSRNCHFPLGHLAYLLAVDSPFKASDMCKRRGLVVTSEYEFVLFHKASFKDVDLECPGREIQLVEVKKENVSWAEVMMGQEICTV; from the exons ATGCAGTTTGCTG ATGACTATAAATTGCAGCCCAGAAATATGGATGTGTCTCCACCTCCCCTGGTTGGCTTATGTCTCGACATGTGTTCCGAACGAGAGCGGCGAGAACGAGAGCAGCATAGACTACTTCATCCATTAGAAATGCAGAATAGACATTTGCAGAAAAGAGGTTTCAGACATGGGGGCCATCCTATTGCTGACCCTAGTAGGACTGTTAAAGAGTACAGCCGCCCTGCTGCTGGGAAAGAACTGTCTTCACCAAGAAATCTGCGACCTCCTGCAACTCTTCTCAAAACGGTTCAATATCTGATCATGGAAATTTGGGAGGAAGTTAATGAGCAAGATTCTACATCTTTGTCCTTGGCTTACCCTTTTGTGTTTGACCGGCTACGAGCAGTAAGGCAAGACTTGACAGTGCAGAGGATAAGTGGTCCTGAAGGAGCTCCTGTCCTTGAAGGAAGCCTTGGCTTCTTGCTTTGTGCCCCTTACCTGGCGAGGGATCTCCCACTGGAATATTTTAGTGATACCCTCCATTCAACACAGGTGCGGGAAAGCTTTGCTGAGCTGATGGAATGTTACAGCAGAGGTGGAAAATTTCCTAGACAAGCTGAATTTCAGGCTCTTCTTCTTCTGTATGATTTGG GAAATCTGGATGCCATGCACAGGGCTTTGCAACTTCCCCACAGTATTCGAAATTCTCCTGAAATTCGCTTGGCCCTGGATATAAATAGGTCCTACCTAGAAAAGAACTGGGTAAGGCTCTTTCGTCTGATCCGCCAACTTGACTGTCTAAAAGCCTGTGCTTTTTACCGCCATCTGCCTGATTGCCGGAGCCAAGCAATACGTATTTACATGAATGCGTACAGCAGCCGAAATTGCCACTTCCCGCTTGGTCATCTTGCCTACCTTCTAGCAGTTGATAGCCCCTTCAAGGCTAGCGATATGTGCAAGAGGCGAGGACTGGTGGTTACCTCCGAATATGAATTTGTCTTATTCCACAAAGCTTCATTTAAGGATGTGGACCTGGAGTGCCCAGGAAGAGAGATTCAACTGGTGGAAGTGAAGAAAGAGAACGTGTCTTGGGCTGAAGTGATGATGGGGCAGGAGATATGCACTGTATGA
- the SAC3D1 gene encoding SAC3 domain-containing protein 1 isoform X2, whose protein sequence is MSREGRAAHRALRKADTRHAHDDDYKLQPRNMDVSPPPLVGLCLDMCSERERREREQHRLLHPLEMQNRHLQKRGFRHGGHPIADPSRTVKEYSRPAAGKELSSPRNLRPPATLLKTVQYLIMEIWEEVNEQDSTSLSLAYPFVFDRLRAVRQDLTVQRISGPEGAPVLEGSLGFLLCAPYLARDLPLEYFSDTLHSTQVRESFAELMECYSRGGKFPRQAEFQALLLLYDLGNLDAMHRALQLPHSIRNSPEIRLALDINRSYLEKNWVRLFRLIRQLDCLKACAFYRHLPDCRSQAIRIYMNAYSSRNCHFPLGHLAYLLAVDSPFKASDMCKRRGLVVTSEYEFVLFHKASFKDVDLECPGREIQLVEVKKENVSWAEVMMGQEICTV, encoded by the exons ATGAGCAGGGAGGGGCGTGCCGCTCACAGAGCGCTCAGGAAGGCTGACACCAGGCACGCACATGACG ATGACTATAAATTGCAGCCCAGAAATATGGATGTGTCTCCACCTCCCCTGGTTGGCTTATGTCTCGACATGTGTTCCGAACGAGAGCGGCGAGAACGAGAGCAGCATAGACTACTTCATCCATTAGAAATGCAGAATAGACATTTGCAGAAAAGAGGTTTCAGACATGGGGGCCATCCTATTGCTGACCCTAGTAGGACTGTTAAAGAGTACAGCCGCCCTGCTGCTGGGAAAGAACTGTCTTCACCAAGAAATCTGCGACCTCCTGCAACTCTTCTCAAAACGGTTCAATATCTGATCATGGAAATTTGGGAGGAAGTTAATGAGCAAGATTCTACATCTTTGTCCTTGGCTTACCCTTTTGTGTTTGACCGGCTACGAGCAGTAAGGCAAGACTTGACAGTGCAGAGGATAAGTGGTCCTGAAGGAGCTCCTGTCCTTGAAGGAAGCCTTGGCTTCTTGCTTTGTGCCCCTTACCTGGCGAGGGATCTCCCACTGGAATATTTTAGTGATACCCTCCATTCAACACAGGTGCGGGAAAGCTTTGCTGAGCTGATGGAATGTTACAGCAGAGGTGGAAAATTTCCTAGACAAGCTGAATTTCAGGCTCTTCTTCTTCTGTATGATTTGG GAAATCTGGATGCCATGCACAGGGCTTTGCAACTTCCCCACAGTATTCGAAATTCTCCTGAAATTCGCTTGGCCCTGGATATAAATAGGTCCTACCTAGAAAAGAACTGGGTAAGGCTCTTTCGTCTGATCCGCCAACTTGACTGTCTAAAAGCCTGTGCTTTTTACCGCCATCTGCCTGATTGCCGGAGCCAAGCAATACGTATTTACATGAATGCGTACAGCAGCCGAAATTGCCACTTCCCGCTTGGTCATCTTGCCTACCTTCTAGCAGTTGATAGCCCCTTCAAGGCTAGCGATATGTGCAAGAGGCGAGGACTGGTGGTTACCTCCGAATATGAATTTGTCTTATTCCACAAAGCTTCATTTAAGGATGTGGACCTGGAGTGCCCAGGAAGAGAGATTCAACTGGTGGAAGTGAAGAAAGAGAACGTGTCTTGGGCTGAAGTGATGATGGGGCAGGAGATATGCACTGTATGA